The following proteins are encoded in a genomic region of Arcobacter cloacae:
- the purD gene encoding phosphoribosylamine--glycine ligase, producing the protein MNILILGSGGREYSIGLAIYKENAHNLYFMPGNGATDTLGININIKDYNELAVWAKDNSIDLTIVGPEAPLVDGVVDIFKENGLTIFGPSAAAAQLEGSKVYMKNILKKYNIPTAAFIETSNEKEAYDFIDTMTEPIVVKADGLCAGKGVIIAQSKDEAKKAASEMLSGAAFGDAGTSIVVEEYLDGYELSVFAICDGENYKVLPAAQDHKRVGDGDTGPNTGGMGAYAPTPLVNDEIYKKIEERVIKPTLKGMQQEGAPFEGVLFIGVMVVRGEPIILEYNVRFGDPECEILMPLLETPVSELFYKGATKQLDKLDIKIKDEFGVGVVMASGNYPYSSSTPAEIIVDKIVDNDLLQNSHISYAGVEKIDGKLMATGGRVLVCVGFGKSIKEARDRAYALCGQVHFAGKKCRSDIAYQALK; encoded by the coding sequence GTGAATATATTGATACTAGGAAGTGGTGGTAGAGAATACTCTATTGGATTAGCAATATACAAAGAAAATGCTCACAACTTGTATTTTATGCCAGGAAATGGTGCAACTGATACATTAGGTATAAATATAAATATTAAAGATTATAATGAATTAGCAGTTTGGGCGAAAGATAATTCTATTGATTTAACTATTGTAGGACCTGAAGCTCCTTTAGTAGATGGTGTTGTTGATATATTTAAAGAAAATGGCTTAACTATTTTTGGACCAAGTGCAGCAGCTGCTCAACTTGAAGGTTCAAAAGTATATATGAAAAATATTCTTAAAAAGTATAACATACCAACAGCAGCGTTTATAGAAACTTCAAATGAAAAAGAAGCTTATGATTTTATTGACACAATGACTGAACCAATTGTTGTAAAAGCTGATGGTTTATGTGCAGGGAAAGGTGTAATTATAGCTCAATCTAAAGATGAAGCAAAAAAAGCTGCTTCTGAAATGTTGAGCGGGGCAGCTTTTGGTGATGCGGGAACTTCAATTGTTGTTGAAGAGTATTTAGATGGTTATGAATTATCAGTTTTTGCTATTTGTGATGGAGAAAACTACAAAGTATTACCAGCTGCTCAAGACCATAAAAGAGTAGGAGATGGAGATACAGGTCCTAATACTGGAGGAATGGGTGCTTATGCTCCAACTCCTTTAGTAAATGATGAAATTTATAAAAAAATTGAAGAAAGAGTTATTAAACCGACTTTAAAAGGTATGCAACAAGAAGGTGCACCTTTTGAAGGCGTATTGTTTATTGGAGTTATGGTGGTACGTGGTGAACCAATAATTTTAGAATATAATGTTAGATTTGGTGATCCTGAGTGTGAAATTTTAATGCCATTACTTGAAACTCCTGTATCTGAACTATTTTATAAAGGTGCTACAAAACAACTTGATAAACTTGATATTAAAATCAAAGATGAATTTGGTGTAGGTGTTGTAATGGCTAGTGGAAATTATCCTTATAGTTCAAGTACTCCTGCTGAAATTATAGTTGATAAAATAGTAGATAATGATTTACTTCAAAATTCACATATTTCTTATGCTGGTGTTGAAAAAATTGATGGTAAATTAATGGCTACAGGTGGAAGAGTTTTAGTTTGTGTTGGATTTGGGAAAAGCATAAAAGAAGCAAGAGATAGAGCTTATGCTCTATGTGGACAAGTTCATTTTGCTGGCAAAAAATGCAGATCAGATATTGCATATCAAGCTTTAAAGTAA
- a CDS encoding uroporphyrinogen-III synthase: protein MAKIYLLNNQKYPDIENLEVFGIEYILSNIDLSKYDSLVFTSKNAVYSLDSFNKDWRKLDSYAIAQKTADIIKELEGKVVFTGNSGHGNEFANELIEVLKDKKVLYVKALKTVSDLPNILRKNGIFLDELIAYKTSCKKTYTNLEKNSTFIFTSPSSVECFFKQYNWDNSYEAIVIGQTTAKFLPKEIKYKVSSLTSIEECIKLAKQRFL from the coding sequence ATGGCTAAAATATATTTGTTAAATAATCAAAAATATCCTGATATCGAAAATTTAGAAGTTTTTGGAATAGAATACATTCTATCGAATATTGATTTATCTAAATATGATTCTTTAGTTTTTACATCAAAAAATGCAGTTTATTCCCTTGATTCTTTTAATAAAGATTGGAGAAAGTTAGATTCATATGCCATCGCTCAAAAAACAGCAGACATTATAAAAGAATTAGAAGGAAAAGTTGTTTTTACTGGAAATTCAGGTCATGGAAATGAATTTGCAAATGAATTAATAGAGGTGTTAAAAGATAAAAAGGTTTTATATGTAAAGGCTTTAAAAACTGTATCTGATTTGCCTAATATACTGAGAAAAAATGGTATTTTTTTAGATGAATTAATTGCGTATAAGACATCTTGTAAAAAAACTTATACTAATTTAGAAAAAAATTCCACATTTATTTTTACTTCACCTTCAAGTGTAGAGTGTTTTTTTAAACAATATAATTGGGATAATTCATATGAAGCTATAGTTATAGGACAGACAACAGCAAAGTTTCTTCCAAAAGAGATAAAATATAAAGTTAGTTCTTTAACTTCAATTGAAGAGTGCATAAAACTAGCAAAGCAAAGATTTCTTTAA
- a CDS encoding SulP family inorganic anion transporter: protein MNKIKNDIFAGITVAVVALPLALAFGVASGAGAIAGLYGAIILGFFAAFFGGTPTQISGPTGPMTVIVAATIATFPNDISTVMTVVFLAGLMQISFGIIGIGKWVKYIPYPVISGFMCGIGVIIIILQINPFVGVESYSSIIYTVTHLLETFEKANIQAIILATITLLIMFFTPKKISNIIPSALIALVFVTLFSIFMDFEITTIGEIPMGFPNFVLPISFDILKLSTILTFAITLALLGSIDSLLTSVVADSKTKTKHDSKKELIGQGIGNTICSFFGAIPGAGATMRTVVNINSGATTKLSGMVHSITLLLIVLILAPLASEIPLAVLSGILIKVGFDILDYKFLKVINKVSRQDLIIMITVFLLTVFVDLIMAVGVGITISSIIAVYQVSKNTQMKTSRSRVSFDIDIENHEIEILKVNGSLFFGTASALELRLEKIKDSKKIIIDCKNVSFLDISAIFTLEEIIEKFKSKDLEIILVLNYRHKKKILSVDTANLFKKIRIYHNLDDAINYTQKYELIHG from the coding sequence TTGAACAAAATAAAAAATGATATTTTTGCTGGAATTACAGTTGCTGTTGTAGCTCTTCCTTTAGCTTTAGCTTTTGGAGTTGCAAGTGGGGCGGGAGCTATTGCTGGTTTGTATGGTGCAATTATATTAGGTTTTTTTGCAGCTTTTTTTGGTGGAACACCTACTCAAATTTCAGGACCAACAGGTCCTATGACGGTTATTGTAGCTGCTACAATTGCAACTTTCCCAAATGATATTTCTACAGTTATGACAGTTGTATTTTTAGCTGGTCTTATGCAAATCTCTTTTGGTATAATAGGAATTGGTAAATGGGTTAAATATATTCCATATCCTGTTATTTCAGGATTTATGTGTGGAATAGGTGTTATTATAATTATTTTACAAATAAATCCTTTTGTAGGTGTTGAGTCATATAGTTCGATTATTTACACAGTAACACATCTTTTAGAAACTTTTGAAAAAGCTAATATACAAGCTATTATACTTGCAACTATTACTTTATTGATAATGTTTTTTACTCCTAAAAAGATATCAAATATTATTCCTTCTGCATTAATCGCACTTGTTTTTGTAACTCTGTTTTCAATTTTTATGGATTTTGAAATTACAACTATTGGTGAAATTCCTATGGGATTTCCTAATTTTGTTTTACCAATTTCATTTGATATTTTAAAGCTAAGTACTATTTTAACTTTTGCGATTACATTAGCTCTTTTAGGTTCTATTGATTCTTTATTGACTTCAGTTGTTGCTGATTCTAAAACAAAAACTAAACATGATTCAAAAAAAGAGTTAATTGGACAAGGGATAGGAAATACTATTTGTTCTTTTTTTGGTGCAATTCCAGGAGCAGGTGCAACTATGAGAACAGTCGTAAATATCAATAGCGGTGCAACAACTAAATTATCAGGGATGGTTCACTCTATTACACTTTTATTAATTGTTTTGATTTTAGCTCCTCTTGCATCAGAAATACCACTTGCTGTTTTATCTGGTATTTTGATTAAAGTAGGTTTTGATATTTTAGATTATAAATTTTTAAAAGTTATAAATAAAGTATCAAGACAAGATTTGATTATTATGATAACAGTTTTTTTATTAACAGTATTTGTTGATTTAATTATGGCTGTTGGTGTTGGAATAACAATTTCATCAATAATTGCTGTTTATCAAGTTTCAAAAAATACTCAAATGAAAACCAGTCGTTCAAGAGTCTCTTTTGATATAGATATAGAAAATCATGAAATAGAAATTTTAAAGGTAAATGGTTCTTTATTTTTTGGAACAGCATCAGCATTAGAGTTAAGATTAGAAAAAATAAAAGATAGTAAAAAAATTATAATTGATTGTAAAAATGTATCATTTTTAGATATCTCTGCAATTTTTACCCTCGAAGAGATAATAGAAAAATTTAAAAGTAAGGATTTAGAAATAATATTAGTATTGAATTATAGACATAAAAAGAAAATTTTATCTGTAGATACGGCAAATTTATTTAAAAAGATTAGAATTTATCATAATTTAGATGATGCAATAAATTATACACAAAAATATGAGTTAATACATGGCTAA
- the der gene encoding ribosome biogenesis GTPase Der: MDKTLKKIALIGQPNVGKSSLFNRIANKRIAIVSDMAGTTRDIRKHEIEILDRKALMLDTGGIDETNDAIFSNVKRKAIETAKEADIILFMVDGKNIPDDKDKELFYELQRLGKELALVVNKIDNDKELERLWEFFEFGIGDENLFGISVSHNRGTKNLFEWIYQHLPVNLETVAREEAEALKKQREEDFDFDDEEDYSSEEIENITEENNKEVDENKINVAIIGRVNVGKSSILNAILGEERSVVSPIAGTTIDPVDESFEYKEKQITFVDTAGLRRRGSIEGIEKYALMRTKEMLDKANMALVVLDASRELTDLDEKIAGLVDEYGLGTIIVLNKWDENMDTFQKMEEEIRRRFRFLSYAPIIAVSAKTGRSIERLKEKIIEIHNNYIQRIPTSQLNKVIEEAVTRHSLPSPNGVYLRIYYTTQFDTRPPRIALVMNKPNLLHFTYKRYLINYLRDNFNFEGTPIHVIARGKNDKMGDEEYLERDR, from the coding sequence ATGGATAAGACACTAAAAAAAATTGCACTTATTGGGCAACCAAATGTTGGTAAATCTTCACTATTTAATAGAATAGCAAATAAAAGAATTGCTATTGTATCAGATATGGCTGGAACAACAAGAGATATTAGAAAACACGAAATTGAAATATTAGATAGAAAAGCATTGATGTTAGATACAGGTGGTATTGATGAAACTAATGATGCTATATTTTCAAATGTAAAAAGAAAAGCTATAGAAACGGCAAAAGAGGCTGATATAATACTTTTTATGGTGGATGGTAAAAATATACCTGATGATAAGGATAAAGAATTATTTTATGAGCTTCAAAGATTAGGGAAAGAGTTAGCCTTAGTTGTAAATAAGATTGATAATGATAAAGAGTTAGAAAGGCTTTGGGAATTTTTTGAATTTGGTATTGGTGATGAGAATCTTTTTGGAATTTCAGTTTCACATAATAGAGGTACTAAAAATCTATTTGAATGGATTTATCAACATCTTCCTGTTAATCTTGAAACTGTAGCACGTGAAGAAGCTGAAGCTTTAAAAAAACAAAGAGAAGAAGATTTTGATTTTGATGATGAAGAAGATTATTCAAGTGAAGAAATAGAAAATATTACAGAAGAAAATAATAAAGAAGTTGATGAAAATAAAATTAATGTTGCAATTATAGGAAGAGTAAATGTAGGTAAATCTTCAATTTTAAATGCTATATTAGGAGAAGAAAGATCAGTTGTATCTCCAATAGCAGGAACAACTATTGATCCAGTTGATGAATCTTTTGAGTATAAAGAGAAGCAAATTACATTTGTCGATACAGCAGGTCTTAGACGTAGAGGAAGTATTGAAGGAATTGAAAAATATGCTTTAATGAGAACTAAAGAGATGTTAGATAAAGCAAATATGGCTTTAGTTGTTTTAGATGCATCAAGAGAACTTACAGATTTAGATGAAAAAATTGCTGGTCTTGTTGATGAATATGGATTAGGTACTATTATCGTTTTAAATAAATGGGATGAAAATATGGATACTTTCCAAAAGATGGAAGAAGAGATAAGAAGAAGATTTAGATTTTTATCTTATGCACCTATTATTGCTGTTTCTGCAAAAACAGGAAGAAGTATTGAGCGACTAAAAGAAAAAATAATAGAGATTCATAATAATTACATTCAAAGAATTCCTACTTCTCAATTAAATAAAGTTATTGAAGAAGCAGTTACTAGACATTCTCTTCCTAGTCCAAATGGTGTTTATTTAAGAATTTATTATACAACTCAGTTTGACACAAGACCTCCACGAATTGCTCTTGTTATGAATAAACCAAATCTTTTACATTTTACATATAAAAGGTATTTGATAAATTATTTAAGAGATAACTTTAATTTTGAAGGAACACCTATTCATGTAATAGCACGTGGTAAAAATGATAAAATGGGTGATGAAGAGTATTTAGAAAGAGATAGATAA
- the hpf gene encoding ribosome hibernation-promoting factor, HPF/YfiA family gives MNTSIVGRHIDLTDSIKNYINSSIEVFKKYNLDIISVNSIIDQDEKHGKKGFTFEFTLNIAHLDTIVVKQKDKDLYAAIDIAVDRVSKVLRRHHDKVAAHKATKLTEVVASEIQDKIALELEKFEDEITPVRLTSYKPMDIEEALEELKASDALFKVFYDKDDVMRVLYKSSTPGKFGLY, from the coding sequence ATGAATACAAGTATTGTAGGAAGACACATAGATTTAACAGATTCAATTAAAAATTACATTAATAGTTCAATAGAGGTATTTAAAAAATATAATTTGGATATAATATCTGTAAACTCAATAATTGACCAAGATGAAAAACATGGGAAAAAAGGTTTCACATTTGAATTTACTTTAAATATAGCTCATTTAGATACAATTGTAGTTAAACAAAAAGATAAAGATTTATATGCAGCGATTGATATTGCTGTTGATAGAGTATCTAAAGTGTTAAGAAGACATCATGATAAAGTTGCTGCTCACAAAGCGACAAAATTAACTGAGGTTGTAGCTTCAGAGATTCAAGATAAAATAGCTTTAGAATTAGAAAAGTTTGAAGATGAAATTACACCTGTTAGATTGACTTCATATAAACCAATGGATATTGAAGAAGCTTTAGAGGAATTAAAAGCTTCAGATGCTTTATTTAAAGTATTCTATGATAAGGATGATGTTATGAGAGTTCTATATAAAAGTTCAACTCCAGGTAAGTTTGGATTATATTAA
- a CDS encoding DNA translocase FtsK: protein MYFQYTTFESGKDVVGNVGFVFSDFSHKYFGYLSYVYLLLLIIPLYTINFKENIDKKDLILNVLVVFLLFFVSLIFQALILENPYTRGEIGNILIDSLSPVIGRAGLYIFVLVGFIISFLVLFENSDFNVEDLKKIRNKIKLRKSLDIKRIENKQREKRVEQSNNIVNEVNKKQNRPLEIKEEKEVPSIIKDSILSIDNTDLEIQEEVEKIIQPQITESHSIIVEELEENKKLLDQIELGKTEKPKNFKLPPTSFFQDSPKDNKSKVSEAFIDQKIADLLDKLAMFKIEGDVVRTYTGPVVTTFEFKPAPNVKVSKILNLQDDLAMALKAQTIRIQAPIPGKDVVGIEVPNEDTQTIYLKEMLDSEIFQNSKSPLTMILGKDIVGKPFITDLKKLPHLLIAGTTGSGKSVGINSMILSLLYKNSPDNLRLVMIDPKMLEFSMYNDIPHLLTPVITKAADAINALSNMVSEMERRYTLMSKTKTKNIENYNEKAQKEGYDTMPYIVVVIDELADLMMTSGKDVEYSIARLAQMARASGIHLIVATQRPSVDVVTGLIKANLPSRLSYKVGQKIDSKIILDSMGAESLLGRGDMLFTPPGMSGLVRIHAPWSTESEIEKVVEFLKEQREVVYDMNFIKDRTSGVSSGNGASSNSDSLELDELYDDAKEIVLTEKKTSISYIQRRLRIGYNRAATIVEQLEQTGILSEVNAKGNREILV from the coding sequence ATTTATTTTCAATATACAACTTTTGAAAGTGGAAAAGATGTTGTTGGGAATGTAGGATTTGTATTTTCTGATTTTTCTCATAAATATTTTGGATACTTATCTTATGTGTATTTACTTTTATTAATTATTCCTTTATATACAATCAATTTTAAAGAAAATATTGATAAAAAAGATTTGATTTTAAATGTTTTAGTAGTCTTTTTACTCTTTTTCGTAAGTTTGATTTTTCAAGCATTAATCTTGGAAAATCCTTATACAAGAGGTGAAATTGGAAATATTTTAATAGACTCTTTATCTCCTGTGATTGGAAGAGCAGGATTGTATATATTTGTTTTAGTAGGTTTCATAATCTCTTTTTTGGTTTTATTTGAAAACTCTGATTTTAATGTAGAAGATTTGAAAAAAATAAGAAATAAGATAAAACTAAGAAAAAGTTTAGATATAAAAAGAATAGAAAATAAACAAAGAGAAAAAAGAGTTGAGCAAAGTAATAATATTGTAAATGAAGTTAATAAAAAACAAAATAGACCTCTTGAAATAAAAGAAGAAAAAGAAGTTCCTTCTATTATTAAAGATAGTATTTTATCAATTGACAATACAGATTTAGAAATTCAAGAAGAAGTTGAAAAAATAATACAACCACAAATTACAGAGTCTCATTCTATTATTGTTGAAGAGTTAGAAGAAAATAAGAAGTTATTAGACCAAATAGAATTAGGGAAAACTGAAAAACCAAAAAATTTCAAATTACCTCCAACTTCATTTTTTCAAGATTCACCAAAAGATAATAAGTCTAAAGTTTCAGAAGCCTTTATTGATCAAAAAATAGCAGATTTATTGGATAAATTAGCCATGTTTAAAATTGAAGGTGATGTTGTAAGAACTTATACAGGTCCTGTTGTTACGACTTTTGAATTCAAACCAGCACCAAATGTAAAAGTATCAAAAATCTTAAATCTTCAAGATGATTTAGCCATGGCTTTAAAGGCTCAAACTATTAGAATTCAAGCTCCAATTCCAGGAAAAGATGTTGTGGGAATTGAAGTTCCAAATGAAGATACACAAACTATTTATCTAAAAGAGATGCTTGATAGTGAGATTTTTCAAAATTCTAAATCTCCATTAACTATGATTTTAGGAAAAGATATAGTTGGTAAACCATTTATTACAGACCTTAAAAAACTTCCTCACTTGCTAATAGCAGGGACAACTGGAAGTGGAAAATCAGTAGGAATTAATTCAATGATTTTATCGTTGCTTTATAAAAATTCACCAGATAATTTGCGTCTAGTTATGATTGATCCAAAAATGCTTGAATTTTCAATGTATAACGATATTCCACATCTTTTAACACCAGTTATTACAAAAGCAGCCGATGCAATAAATGCTTTATCAAATATGGTTTCAGAGATGGAAAGACGTTATACTTTAATGTCAAAAACTAAAACAAAAAATATTGAAAATTACAATGAAAAAGCACAAAAAGAGGGATACGATACTATGCCTTATATTGTTGTAGTTATTGATGAGTTAGCTGATTTAATGATGACAAGTGGAAAAGATGTAGAGTATTCAATTGCGCGACTTGCACAAATGGCAAGAGCTAGTGGAATTCACTTAATAGTAGCAACTCAAAGACCATCGGTTGATGTTGTAACAGGACTTATAAAAGCTAATTTACCAAGTAGATTATCTTATAAAGTAGGGCAAAAAATAGATTCTAAGATTATTTTAGATTCAATGGGAGCTGAGTCATTATTAGGAAGAGGAGATATGTTATTTACACCTCCTGGAATGTCAGGACTTGTGAGAATCCATGCACCTTGGTCAACTGAAAGTGAAATTGAAAAAGTTGTTGAGTTTTTAAAAGAGCAAAGAGAAGTTGTATATGATATGAATTTTATTAAAGATAGAACTTCAGGAGTTAGTTCTGGAAATGGGGCTTCTAGTAATTCTGATAGTTTAGAACTTGATGAATTGTATGATGATGCAAAAGAGATAGTTTTAACAGAGAAAAAAACTTCAATTTCTTATATTCAAAGAAGATTAAGAATTGGTTATAACAGAGCTGCAACGATTGTGGAACAACTTGAACAAACAGGTATCTTATCTGAGGTAAATGCAAAAGGAAATAGAGAAATTCTAGTATAA
- the lpxD gene encoding UDP-3-O-(3-hydroxymyristoyl)glucosamine N-acyltransferase yields the protein MTLEEIADFIGINCQEKKEITGLNTLLDSNENELTFLENKKYLSDLKNTKAAAVLVTSENASEVPSGTIALICDEPYLNLARISKLFAPNVVEMDGEKPLIGGGTKVMPNVYIGKNSIVGSDCTIMAGSFIGDNVKIGNNTIIYPNVTIYRDCTIGNDCIIHAGTVIGSDGFGFANTKDGKYIKIYQNGNVTIGNDVEIGANCAIDRAVFKSTIIEDGVRLDNLVHIAHNCKIGRGSILVGQVGLAGSTILNAYVVMGGQSGTAGHLEIAPFTTIAARGGVTKSITEPKKSWAGFPLFEHKQWLKLQGKISNLLK from the coding sequence ATGACTCTTGAAGAGATAGCAGATTTTATTGGTATAAACTGCCAAGAAAAAAAAGAGATTACTGGTTTAAATACTTTATTAGATTCAAATGAAAATGAACTAACTTTTTTAGAAAACAAAAAATATTTATCAGATTTAAAAAATACAAAAGCAGCAGCTGTTTTAGTAACAAGTGAAAATGCCAGTGAAGTACCAAGTGGAACTATTGCTTTAATTTGTGATGAACCTTATTTGAATTTAGCAAGAATTTCTAAACTTTTTGCTCCAAATGTTGTAGAAATGGATGGAGAAAAACCGCTTATTGGTGGTGGAACAAAAGTTATGCCAAATGTTTATATTGGAAAAAACTCTATTGTAGGAAGTGACTGTACAATAATGGCAGGAAGCTTCATAGGTGATAATGTAAAAATAGGAAATAACACTATTATTTATCCAAATGTTACAATTTATAGAGATTGTACAATAGGGAATGATTGTATTATTCATGCTGGAACTGTAATCGGAAGTGATGGTTTTGGTTTTGCAAATACAAAAGATGGGAAATATATAAAAATTTATCAAAATGGAAATGTAACTATTGGAAATGATGTGGAAATAGGCGCAAACTGCGCAATAGATAGAGCAGTTTTTAAATCAACAATTATCGAAGATGGAGTAAGACTTGATAATCTTGTTCACATCGCACATAATTGTAAAATTGGTCGAGGTTCTATTTTAGTTGGACAAGTGGGACTTGCAGGTTCTACTATTTTAAATGCTTATGTTGTAATGGGTGGACAAAGTGGAACAGCAGGGCATCTTGAAATTGCACCATTTACTACAATTGCAGCTCGAGGTGGAGTAACTAAAAGTATTACTGAACCTAAAAAATCATGGGCAGGATTTCCTTTATTTGAGCATAAGCAATGGCTTAAATTACAAGGAAAAATATCAAACTTATTAAAATAA
- the ilvN gene encoding acetolactate synthase small subunit: protein MNNFNHYYDSETTRQVISVVVLNEHNVLSRIVGLFSARGYNIDSLTVAPITDSQYSRMTIVTTGDKRVIDQIVKQLNKLIPVLKVNEHKNVIEKDTVLMKFSIDNNLSDIDVIARAYHGSIQNVTDDSIIVSATDSSSRIMNFIKVMQKFNPLEVVRSGIVAMER from the coding sequence ATGAACAATTTTAATCATTATTATGATAGCGAAACTACAAGACAAGTTATTTCTGTAGTTGTATTAAATGAGCATAATGTTTTATCAAGAATTGTTGGATTATTTTCAGCACGAGGTTATAATATTGATTCATTAACTGTTGCTCCAATTACAGATAGTCAATATTCAAGAATGACAATAGTAACAACAGGTGATAAAAGAGTGATTGATCAAATTGTTAAACAGTTAAATAAATTGATTCCTGTATTAAAAGTAAATGAGCATAAAAATGTTATTGAAAAAGATACTGTTTTAATGAAGTTTTCAATAGACAATAATTTGTCAGATATTGATGTAATTGCAAGAGCATATCATGGAAGTATCCAAAATGTAACAGATGATTCTATAATTGTAAGTGCTACTGATTCAAGTTCTAGAATTATGAATTTTATAAAAGTTATGCAAAAATTTAATCCACTTGAGGTTGTTAGAAGCGGAATAGTAGCAATGGAAAGATAA
- a CDS encoding acetolactate synthase large subunit: MKMTGAKMVVESLHQEGVEVVFGYPGGAIMNVYDEIYKQNYFQHILNRHEQASIIAAEGYARATGKTGVAIVTSGPGFTNAVTGLADAYMDSIPLVVISGQVPTTIIGTDGFQEIDAVGISRPCTKHNYLVNKIEDLPRIIKEAFHIASTGRPGPVHVDIPKDITAQVAEFIYPEEINLPTYKPTVNYNKKQLKRAMEAISNAKKPLLYVGGGAILSNCGFEIRELARKLNIPAVETLMARGVMGDENPLFFGMLGMHGEFAANMAAYETDLLISLGARFDDRVTGRLDEFASKAKVIHVDIDPTSIAKLVVPDYPIVGDLKVTVKAMIEAVNEYEFNDYSNWVELLKDYREKEPLRYIDSNEVIKPQWPIERVGKLLGSKAIISTDVGQHQMWTAQFYPFSYPRQWITSGGLGTMGFGLPAAMGVARAIKGTDKVSINFTGDGSILMNIQELMTCVEYELPVINIVLNNNYLGMVRQWQTMFYENRLSETDLTAQPNFKMLVEAFGGIGYRVTTKEEFDAALKDAVEQKRPAMIEVVVARHEEVLPMVPNGHALNEMTLIEGGK, encoded by the coding sequence ATGAAGATGACTGGCGCAAAAATGGTTGTAGAATCATTACATCAAGAAGGGGTTGAAGTAGTATTTGGATACCCTGGAGGCGCTATTATGAACGTCTATGATGAAATATATAAACAAAACTATTTTCAACACATTCTAAATAGACATGAACAAGCTTCAATTATTGCAGCTGAAGGGTATGCAAGAGCAACTGGTAAGACAGGAGTAGCAATAGTAACTTCTGGTCCTGGATTTACAAATGCAGTTACAGGATTAGCTGATGCATATATGGATTCTATTCCATTAGTTGTGATCTCAGGACAAGTTCCAACTACAATTATTGGAACAGATGGCTTCCAAGAAATTGATGCAGTTGGAATTTCAAGACCTTGTACAAAACATAATTATTTAGTTAATAAGATTGAAGATTTACCAAGAATTATAAAAGAAGCGTTTCATATAGCAAGTACTGGAAGACCAGGACCTGTACATGTTGATATCCCAAAAGATATAACAGCACAGGTTGCAGAGTTTATTTATCCTGAAGAGATAAATTTACCTACATATAAACCAACAGTTAATTACAATAAAAAACAGCTAAAAAGAGCGATGGAAGCAATTTCTAATGCTAAAAAACCTCTACTTTATGTGGGTGGAGGAGCTATATTGTCAAATTGTGGATTTGAAATTAGAGAATTAGCTAGAAAACTAAATATTCCAGCTGTTGAAACATTAATGGCAAGAGGAGTAATGGGTGATGAAAATCCATTATTCTTTGGAATGTTAGGAATGCATGGAGAATTTGCAGCAAATATGGCAGCTTATGAAACTGATTTACTAATCTCTTTAGGAGCTAGATTTGATGATAGGGTAACTGGAAGATTAGATGAATTTGCTTCAAAAGCTAAAGTTATTCATGTTGATATTGACCCAACATCTATTGCAAAATTAGTTGTACCTGATTATCCAATAGTTGGAGATTTAAAAGTAACAGTAAAAGCAATGATTGAAGCAGTTAATGAGTATGAATTTAATGATTATTCAAACTGGGTTGAATTATTAAAAGATTATAGAGAAAAAGAACCTTTAAGATATATTGATTCAAATGAAGTTATTAAACCCCAATGGCCTATTGAAAGAGTAGGTAAATTGTTAGGTTCTAAAGCTATTATTTCAACAGATGTTGGACAACATCAAATGTGGACAGCACAGTTTTATCCATTTTCATATCCAAGACAATGGATTACAAGTGGTGGTTTAGGAACTATGGGATTTGGATTGCCAGCTGCTATGGGAGTTGCAAGAGCAATTAAGGGAACAGATAAAGTATCTATTAACTTTACAGGGGACGGTTCTATTTTAATGAATATTCAAGAGCTTATGACTTGTGTTGAATATGAATTACCTGTTATAAATATTGTTTTAAATAATAACTATTTAGGTATGGTAAGACAATGGCAAACAATGTTTTATGAAAATAGATTATCTGAAACAGATTTAACAGCTCAACCAAATTTTAAAATGCTTGTAGAAGCTTTTGGTGGAATTGGTTATAGAGTTACAACAAAAGAAGAATTCGATGCTGCTTTAAAAGATGCAGTTGAGCAAAAAAGACCTGCAATGATTGAAGTAGTTGTTGCAAGACATGAAGAGGTATTACCAATGGTTCCAAATGGTCATGCGTTAAATGAAATGACATTAATTGAAGGGGGAAAATAA